ATGAACGTTCTCGACGAGCAAATCACCGTTGATAAAACGGCGCAGCTGGCGCAACACAGCGGCGGGTTTGATGTGGTGGTGAATGCCACCGGCTTTATGCACGATCAGGGCAAAAACATTTTTGCGTTGTCGTTGGCCGAGTTCAGACAAGGGTTTGATCCATTTTTGTCGGCGCTGTTCACGATTTCAAAAGCAGTCGCGCCGCATATGGGGGGCGATCGGGCGGGCGTTCTTCTAACGGTCGTTGCTCCTGCGGGTGCGATGGTAATGCCGAATCATCTCGGCCATATCGTCGGCTGCGCCGGAACGGAAGCCTTTATCAAAGCCCTCGCCAGCGAGCTCGGTCCGAAGAATATACGCGCTATTTGCGTACGTTCGCACGCGATTGTCAATGCGGTTCAGGCAGGTTCTTATACCGGAGAAATTTTCGCGCCAAAAGCGCAGGCGATGGGAATCACGGTGG
This DNA window, taken from Scandinavium goeteborgense, encodes the following:
- a CDS encoding SDR family NAD(P)-dependent oxidoreductase codes for the protein MLLQGKVAVIFGGSGAIGGAVAEAMAREGAHVHLVARHQDKLDRVANRVRSAGGIIDTCVMNVLDEQITVDKTAQLAQHSGGFDVVVNATGFMHDQGKNIFALSLAEFRQGFDPFLSALFTISKAVAPHMGGDRAGVLLTVVAPAGAMVMPNHLGHIVGCAGTEAFIKALASELGPKNIRAICVRSHAIVNAVQAGSYTGEIFAPKAQAMGITVDEWLGGAAQSTMLKRLPTLAQVADVMTFLASDSASAMTATVVNMTAGATTS